A single window of Nocardia higoensis DNA harbors:
- a CDS encoding wax ester/triacylglycerol synthase family O-acyltransferase — MSELGPLDAGFLELEDTDQHVSARIGAVAIIAGTPGDRAEFERRFARRVDSNPRLRRKIRRGRWDISAPVWVPDPAFDLGHHLTWAALPRPRDEAALWELTANTMGRRLDRDHPLWHFTVVEELEGDRWAMILAAHHSMVDGVSGISLLRSICDPPTEEADTASAESTGAGTAPVDWQRLVRGGLELPLRAPGLIAQAPRAVVRTARGAVPLLQSLLTPRRGSSLNGPIGRQRRYAVARVRLDEIDRVRKALGGTINDVALTAVTSALRAVLLARGEQPGPESARVLTPVSTRSAQASGRWDNRVSLMLPALPVHLEDPLDQFAAVRGQMDSLKSGGESSAGRTLVSAAGLVPFAPMAWAVKTALRFPQQGVAALATNVPGPAQTQHLFGADILEVFPFAPIAMRIRIGIAMLSYAGTLNFGITGDYDGAPDIDLVARTLPAAVHRLLERASA; from the coding sequence ATGAGCGAATTGGGGCCCCTCGACGCGGGTTTCCTGGAACTCGAGGACACCGACCAGCACGTGAGCGCGCGCATCGGCGCAGTCGCGATCATCGCGGGCACTCCCGGCGACCGTGCGGAATTCGAGCGCCGGTTCGCGCGCCGCGTCGACAGCAATCCGCGGCTACGCCGGAAGATCCGACGCGGCCGCTGGGACATCAGCGCGCCGGTATGGGTGCCCGATCCCGCGTTCGATCTCGGTCACCACCTGACCTGGGCGGCGCTGCCCCGACCGCGGGACGAGGCCGCGTTGTGGGAGCTCACGGCGAACACGATGGGACGGCGGCTGGATCGCGATCACCCGCTCTGGCATTTCACCGTGGTCGAGGAACTCGAGGGCGACCGCTGGGCGATGATCCTGGCCGCTCATCACAGCATGGTCGACGGTGTCTCGGGAATCTCCCTGCTGCGCAGCATCTGTGACCCGCCGACCGAGGAGGCCGACACCGCGTCCGCCGAGAGCACCGGCGCGGGCACCGCACCCGTGGACTGGCAGCGCCTGGTGCGTGGTGGACTGGAGCTGCCGTTGCGGGCCCCCGGTCTGATAGCGCAGGCGCCTCGCGCGGTGGTCCGTACCGCGCGTGGGGCGGTGCCGTTGCTGCAGAGCCTGCTCACTCCGCGTCGTGGTTCCTCGCTGAACGGCCCGATCGGCAGGCAGCGCCGTTATGCGGTCGCCCGCGTCCGGCTCGACGAGATCGACAGGGTGCGGAAAGCACTGGGCGGCACGATCAACGATGTGGCGCTGACCGCGGTCACCTCGGCGCTGCGCGCGGTCCTGCTGGCCCGCGGTGAACAGCCCGGCCCGGAGTCCGCGCGTGTTCTCACTCCTGTCTCCACGCGATCGGCACAAGCCTCCGGTCGATGGGACAACCGGGTCTCGCTGATGTTGCCGGCGCTGCCCGTTCATCTCGAGGATCCGCTGGACCAGTTCGCCGCGGTGCGTGGGCAGATGGACAGCCTCAAGAGCGGCGGCGAATCGAGTGCGGGCCGGACGCTCGTCTCCGCGGCCGGGCTCGTGCCGTTCGCGCCGATGGCATGGGCGGTGAAGACCGCGCTGCGTTTCCCGCAGCAGGGTGTCGCCGCCCTGGCCACGAACGTGCCGGGGCCCGCGCAGACACAGCACCTGTTCGGCGCCGACATCCTCGAAGTGTTCCCGTTCGCCCCCATCGCGATGCGCATCCGCATCGGCATTGCGATGTTGAGCTATGCCGGCACCCTGAACTTCGGCATCACGGGCGATTACGACGGCGCACCCGATATCGACCTGGTCGCGCGGACGCTCCCGGCCGCGGTGCATCGACTGCTCGAGCGCGCGAGCGCTTGA
- a CDS encoding flavodoxin family protein — MQVRIVYESMFGNTAEVARAIAQGFGGRAEVQVLDVVAASELPDLPVDLLIVGGPTHAFGLSRARTRLDAAGQTDRPVETEIGIREWLQDASHARAGARAAAFGTKVGKPPWLPGSAARGVGKRLRALGYQLTDEPQDFFVAGTPGPLVDGEIDRARAWGEHLASTAMRAADAARRHDVEG; from the coding sequence ATGCAGGTACGGATCGTCTACGAATCGATGTTCGGCAACACCGCCGAGGTGGCCCGAGCCATCGCCCAGGGGTTCGGCGGGCGCGCCGAGGTGCAGGTGCTGGACGTAGTCGCGGCTTCCGAGCTGCCCGACCTGCCGGTGGATCTGCTGATCGTCGGCGGACCCACCCACGCGTTCGGCCTCAGTCGCGCCCGGACCCGGTTGGATGCCGCCGGGCAGACCGACCGACCGGTCGAAACGGAGATCGGCATCCGCGAGTGGTTGCAGGACGCCTCCCACGCTCGTGCGGGAGCACGGGCCGCGGCTTTCGGCACCAAAGTCGGCAAACCGCCATGGCTGCCGGGTTCCGCGGCACGGGGCGTCGGCAAACGGCTGCGGGCACTGGGATACCAGTTGACCGACGAGCCGCAGGACTTCTTCGTCGCGGGAACCCCGGGGCCTCTGGTGGACGGCGAGATCGACCGGGCGCGCGCCTGGGGTGAGCATCTGGCGTCCACCGCGATGCGGGCCGCGGACGCTGCTCGGAGACACGACGTCGAAGGCTAG
- a CDS encoding SulP family inorganic anion transporter, translated as MRVFPGLRQFQGYRRTWLRADVLAGVTVAAYLVPQVMAYATVAGLPPVVGLWAAIGPLAVYVLFGTSRQLSVGPESTTALMTAVALAPLAAGDPARYATLAALLAVVVGALCLLAALGGLGVLADLLSKPVLVGYLAGTAGLMIVGQLSGATGVPVEGETIPDQLRSFAENLEHWHPPTAVLALCVLVALLAAARWMPKLPGPLLAVLLAGAVVAVFSLQRYGIETVGPVPAGIPTPRFAAIEVADLARLVLPAVGIAVVAFSDNTLTGRAFAARHGRHIEADTELAALGATNLAAGALQGFPVSCSGSRTTIADAMHAKTQLYSLVTLGIVLIVLVGASGVLAVFPTAALAALVIYAALRLIDLAELRRIGRFRRSELVLALATLSAVLALGVLYGVLVAIALSILDLLRRVARAHDAILGFVPGLAGMHDIDDYPMAQPVAGLVVYRYDAPLCFANAEDFRRRALAAVDQQAERDGAPVRWFVLNAEANVEVDLTALDAVEQLRRELTERGIAFAMARVKQDLRCALDASGLTDRIGPEHLYPTLPTAVDAYRAGPGAGA; from the coding sequence GTGCGTGTCTTTCCCGGTCTGCGGCAGTTCCAGGGATACCGGCGCACCTGGTTGCGCGCGGATGTGCTGGCGGGGGTGACGGTCGCGGCGTACCTGGTGCCGCAGGTGATGGCGTACGCGACGGTGGCAGGGCTGCCGCCGGTGGTCGGCTTGTGGGCCGCGATCGGCCCGCTGGCCGTGTACGTGCTGTTCGGTACTTCACGGCAACTGTCGGTCGGTCCGGAGTCGACCACCGCATTGATGACCGCGGTCGCGCTCGCGCCGCTGGCAGCGGGTGACCCCGCCCGGTACGCGACCTTGGCCGCGCTGCTCGCCGTGGTCGTCGGCGCGCTCTGTCTGCTCGCGGCACTGGGCGGACTCGGGGTACTCGCCGATCTGTTGTCCAAGCCGGTGCTCGTCGGCTACCTGGCAGGCACCGCCGGCCTCATGATCGTCGGGCAACTGAGCGGCGCGACCGGTGTGCCGGTGGAGGGCGAGACCATCCCGGACCAGTTGCGCTCGTTCGCGGAGAATCTGGAGCACTGGCATCCGCCGACCGCCGTATTGGCGCTGTGCGTGCTGGTCGCGCTGCTCGCGGCGGCGCGGTGGATGCCGAAGCTGCCGGGGCCGCTGCTGGCGGTTCTGCTCGCCGGTGCTGTCGTGGCCGTGTTCTCCTTGCAGCGCTACGGCATCGAGACGGTGGGACCGGTGCCCGCGGGCATCCCGACCCCGCGTTTCGCGGCGATCGAGGTAGCCGACCTGGCACGGCTGGTGCTGCCCGCCGTGGGCATCGCGGTGGTCGCGTTCTCCGACAACACTCTCACCGGCCGCGCCTTCGCCGCGCGTCACGGTCGCCACATCGAGGCCGATACCGAACTGGCTGCCCTCGGCGCGACCAACCTGGCCGCCGGGGCGCTGCAAGGCTTCCCGGTCAGCTGCAGCGGAAGCCGCACGACCATCGCCGATGCGATGCATGCCAAGACGCAGCTCTACTCGCTGGTCACGCTCGGCATCGTCCTGATCGTCCTGGTCGGCGCGTCAGGAGTGCTCGCGGTGTTCCCGACCGCGGCGCTGGCCGCGCTGGTGATCTACGCGGCGCTACGGCTGATCGACCTGGCCGAGCTGCGGCGGATCGGCAGGTTCCGGCGCAGCGAGCTGGTACTTGCCCTGGCCACGTTGTCGGCGGTGCTGGCGCTCGGCGTGCTCTACGGCGTACTCGTCGCGATCGCCCTGTCGATTCTGGATCTGCTCCGGCGCGTCGCGCGCGCCCACGACGCCATCCTCGGCTTCGTGCCGGGATTGGCGGGCATGCACGACATCGACGACTACCCGATGGCGCAACCTGTCGCCGGGCTGGTGGTCTATCGCTACGACGCGCCGTTGTGCTTCGCCAATGCCGAGGACTTCCGGCGCCGCGCGCTCGCGGCCGTCGACCAACAGGCCGAGCGAGACGGAGCGCCGGTGCGCTGGTTCGTACTCAACGCCGAGGCGAACGTGGAGGTGGATCTCACCGCGTTGGACGCGGTGGAACAACTGCGCCGCGAGTTGACCGAACGAGGCATCGCCTTCGCGATGGCGCGGGTGAAGCAGGATCTACGGTGCGCGCTGGACGCCTCGGGTCTGACCGACCGCATCGGACCGGAGCACCTGTATCCGACGCTGCCCACGGCGGTCGACGCCTACCGGGCGGGTCCCGGCGCCGGGGCGTGA
- a CDS encoding magnesium transporter yields the protein MGSDRLLQTVGTAAAHASRNVPVAGVDDTVADVLARMRGRRFVEAGIVAVCTGRRPTGVVTIESLLAADDSARISTLMDADFPVVAGQQDQERALWKALHHDESALVVVDAAGDFQGVIPPHRLLAVLLEEHDEDVARLSGYLKSAAGARTASTESVGRRLWHRLPWLMVGLIGAMVSAGVMDAFQAQLERQVLVAFFIPGIVYLADAVGTQTEAVVIRGLSVGIGVERIVAREIMTGLAIGALIALMSYPLTLLMWHQSEVSAAVSLSLFAACSVAVVVAMTLPWAMSKFRVDPAFGSGPLATVVQDLLSILVYLTVSTALVG from the coding sequence GTGGGTTCGGATCGATTGTTACAGACGGTGGGCACGGCCGCCGCGCATGCCAGCCGGAACGTGCCCGTGGCGGGTGTGGACGACACCGTCGCAGATGTATTGGCACGGATGCGCGGCCGGCGGTTCGTCGAGGCGGGGATCGTCGCGGTCTGTACGGGGCGCAGACCCACCGGTGTGGTGACGATCGAAAGCCTCTTGGCAGCCGATGATTCCGCGCGCATCTCCACGCTGATGGACGCGGACTTCCCGGTCGTGGCAGGGCAGCAGGATCAGGAACGCGCGCTGTGGAAGGCGTTGCACCACGACGAGTCCGCTCTCGTGGTGGTCGACGCGGCAGGAGATTTCCAGGGCGTCATCCCACCGCACCGGCTGCTCGCGGTCCTGCTCGAGGAGCACGACGAGGATGTCGCGCGGTTGTCCGGTTACCTGAAGTCGGCGGCGGGCGCCCGGACGGCGAGTACCGAGAGTGTGGGACGGCGGCTGTGGCATCGGCTGCCCTGGCTCATGGTGGGATTGATCGGCGCGATGGTGTCCGCGGGCGTGATGGACGCGTTCCAGGCACAACTGGAACGCCAGGTGCTGGTGGCGTTCTTCATTCCCGGCATCGTCTATCTGGCCGACGCCGTCGGAACCCAGACCGAAGCGGTCGTCATCCGTGGCCTGTCCGTGGGCATCGGTGTCGAGCGCATCGTGGCGCGCGAAATCATGACAGGTTTGGCGATCGGCGCGTTGATCGCCCTCATGTCCTATCCGTTGACATTGCTGATGTGGCATCAGAGCGAGGTGTCGGCGGCGGTGTCGCTGTCGTTGTTCGCCGCGTGTTCGGTCGCGGTGGTCGTCGCCATGACGCTGCCGTGGGCGATGTCGAAGTTCAGGGTGGATCCGGCGTTCGGCTCGGGCCCCCTGGCGACGGTCGTGCAGGATCTGCTGTCGATCCTGGTCTACCTCACGGTGAGTACCGCACTGGTGGGGTGA